The sequence TTAATTAACAAAGGATTTTATGTATATACTCCTTATGTTCACACGTATAAATCAGTTGCTTAAtaagattataataataaataatttcattcctgtcgatattaaagatttttaaaGTGATATACGTTCTTCAtgattctaaataatttaaatcgtaagaaaaatatgttgaaaAGGAATGAAGAAATGACATGGAAAAAATGCTTTATAATTAATAGTTGTACAATAGACTCCATCTTATTTGATCGTTTGTTGACCAGCTTCCATTTCAACTacgtacatttttataaaaattttcttctacaaATTAGATTTCTGGTATCTATCTCGAAAATGAATACAAAGCATTGTAATAATTCTGATTTTGACTTTATTTCCTCTAGCTTCTTCcaggtaaatatttaataaacatttgcaaacgatcgaatatatatatgtatcttttaatttaatttacaacttATAAATGATACTTGATTTGAATTATCCAGTCGTATTTTATTCAACCTGAGAACTGGTCCCATAGGAACCTGTTAATTAGGAGTCTACTGTAATCTTAGAATAGGGACATCAAAATGAGTCTGATGTTCTTTGTAAACGTTCCATgtataagaagaataataacTTATTACTTTCGTAATAGAAAGGATTTTCAGAAGCATCAAGATCTGGCTTGTATTCAGCTGTATAGCTACTTTGGCTAGAGCTGCATCCATCGTATAATGGTGATCCTTGGGAGAGATCCGAATAATTTGGTGAtggtaaaaaatttttattgctCCAATCCGCATCCATATTTTCCGACATACTTTCTTGCATACCTGATAAGTTATTAATATGCAGGTTGTTGATTCTTTTACTTAATGGCATAAATTCGCTAGATTCCTCTTCCGCATTACGCCCTcgttttctaaatattataaatacatatgaaCGAATCAGAACACAACACGAATGTTTCGATACTACAGAAAATAGTTATGTCAttctacaaatatataaacaaaaactaACCTGTTATCTCGCGTCATTCTTAAATTACCTTGATCTTCCAATAGgaagttttattgaaaattcctTTTTAAACACTGCATGTTATGATGTTcgtaatgatttttaaataatcaatgtAGCATACTATATAAAGTATGATATACACGTCTGTCAGGAAAACAAAGCTCGATTAAGCGAATTGGCAGTATATTCTATGTTCACGCAATAATAGTTCTATCTTTAACTGATAGAGTGCGTCAGTGGCATGTTTTAGAGCAAATATAGCACAGCCTTAAAACAGGTTAGGACTTGCACAGAGATGTCCCATGTTGTAGGAAATTTTGTCCATTAAGCTTTGGATATTCTTAACAGTCCCGTGACATTTTGACGTCATGAACAATATTATCGATAATCCAAAAATTTAGGTTTGTTAGTAAAAATCGAACAATGTACATAGTTTATTCCTGCTACTACGATTTAAACCAGGCTGTTCGTGGGATCTCTAGGGTCTTTCCCCTCACGAAGAATTACCCTCTCCTTAGTTACTTTCGCCTGTATGATACGGAAACAACCACTCAAAACTGCTCGTGTACTTATACGCACGGTCTGGGGGCAGCTGATAGAGAAGAGGTAGTAGGGGAATCGTCGATCCGTGTGACTAGCTTAAGAAGTAATTTGACACCCCTGATTTAAACCATCGAGGTAGCATTCATAGAATATAACTACAGAAATTACTTCGGtacgaaaacattttattataaaatattgaaatacaaatatttcagtgGAAATGGGGGAATCGTTATTTTATGTCATTTTACCAAACAACAAACTTGAGTCTAACACTATTAAGCAGTTTCTCTTTTATGATTCGTAGAATACCCaacttcaaattttatattaaaagtcatcattttaaatgtattgaAGCAATATGCATTAGAGAATTTAATACATGGGTAATTACGTGTTTCATTCaacacatatataaaatatagattataTTTGTGTTTAGATTAGACAGCAaataactgtaataaatatatatatatatagtatatatttgaAACGTATCTAACGCTTTAGACGTGACAGGTTTGTATTTTCTGATGCCGATAACATTGTAAAAACTTTCGAAGCAAACGCTTTTGTGTTACATTCTTATGTAGTTCAGTAGTTGACCGTTTCATTTTAGTAGAGTCCGCTAGTGTACTAGGACATTTTTGATGTTAAGTCGGTATTTCAGAATTGTGAACAGAGACGTATTATGCTACGTGTAATATCTATACGCTTCTGCTAGtttagttgtatacagttatATGTAGTTCACTAACCAATCGATAAGTTCCGGTACAAATCGTTAGACTACTCAGGACATTTCTGTTAATGTCGGTAATACAGAACTATAAACAGAAGATTTCATTGCACGAGATCTCTATATAGATTTTAAATCTGTGGTTATAGGTATCTACCTACTTACATAGTATCTACACAAATCATGTAATGTTGTaaattttttttacaataataacggcaaaattaaattaacgaaaataaGGAAAATTACTATTAGAGAGATtataaagtatgaaaaataagtTTCAGTATTATGTATATTTACTTGTTGAAAATaacacatatttataaatttattagtttattcgTAGAGGAAAAGAATTGTGCAATTATGCAGGAATTATTGCCTAACatattgaaatacttccggaaagacattaatattaaaaaaatggatCAAAGTAGAATTTCACTTTTCAAATACGTGGTCATGATTCATTTCTGTATGaacacaattatataataatttctcagaatcTTACGCGCTTTACTTACAATGTTTGATGTCCATTACTAGTTTTTCGTGACTAATCGCTTAGATATTTACATACCACCATCATCTACCAACCGGAAGTAGCGTATAAATATACTCATTGTATACATACTTATGAGAAGGGGTTATAATATATGGTGGAGAAAggcaatttctatttatattttatttctaccccaatttatttgtaattttttaattgagatACATACGGACGCTATAGAGATACAATACAAGTTGTAATtctttacataatttatttgttttataaatttatgaacAGTTGATGCTTTACGTAGTAATTTAAGAGTATTATTAACTGGCCCAGATTGCAGATGCGCATAAcacgtatttataatattatcaatatcaaaataaattgcaCCTGATGCAGACATGTTAGTGTTCAAAGTAATCTGTAAtatcaaatgatttttatttcaagtagtaacatttattttgagTTATAGGTACCAATTGAATGTTTctgattaaaaattacaatttatttctaaacaatATAATAGAACTGTTATACCaataagtattatttagttAGCAAGAAATACGTTATACGTTAAAGACAAATTAAACACGTATAGACTATAGTTAACAGATTAAGGCCATTTATAGCACAAGATTCAAAGCGATGTGCGAACCATCCATATTTGGCTCTTTTATATATGCTCCGCTTGGTACGTGGGTGTGAACGCACTCTCGTTATATAGTTGTTACTCTGATCGCGTCGCTCCAATTACAACGTGATATGCACGTTGACGGGCTTAATTAATTTCACAAGATTTCCCGATGCGTCGAGTGAAAGAGCAGTGAAAGAGCCAAGTGTATTAGGAAGTCGGAAACATTTGTCGTTTGGGAAATGCTTATCGCGGAGGATACCGACATCCGTAGGATAACGAGTGTCTTACCACAGGAAGAGGAAACGTATCCTTGTCAGCAGTCGGCTACTTCATCCATATCTCGCATTTTAAAAAACTTTGTCGGTGGAACTTATCTTTATTATCAATGAgaaaaattaaagtattaaaaaataataataaggaaAATACTTTCTACGGACAACTAACGTTTCTTTTCGAACGTTTAAGTATTACTCGagtcttttttaatttactgctgttacattattttcatagaAGGTCCTAATTAAATGTTTCTAAgcgtatgaaattattttaatctcttgttgttttcgtaaaaatgttgaataaatcAACATTGTAAATGCCTAAATGAATACCTGATATTTTTCtacctttttaaaattttcgaaagaTATTTCATAGTAAATTTACAATCTTATTATATCACTAATGGAATAAATTGTCATGACTGTGACTAATGGTGACGTATAGATACATAAGAGAACATAATCTCAGATTTATTTCAGTAGATACGTTGTTACCGGATTCCATTTGTATTTCAACATATCATTTCTCATCTCGATAAACATACAAATATGAAACACCACGGCATCTTGAAAATAGATAGCTTGACATGTCAATCATCATGTAAAATACTTCAATAGTGACAGAAATCGATCGTATTAATAGGTGGGCACCAATtagaaatgtttcattgaatGTGAAGCATTATTGCGTTTTGTAATGTgtacaattttttgaaaaacGAATCAAGCAGttcaatttcttaatatagTTACTATGTTTCTATCGAAATACGTAACAACAaattctttgttaatgttatacaatattatactatatttttattttatggtggcaattacaaaaattataataatgtagaaaaatatGTCCAATGCATTGTATCCAATGCGTTATTcaaacatatacatacatacattgtATCTAACGTATACAAGCAAAACAAGAAAAagattaacataatatatactcataaaatggaaaatttgttttctttattctttctaattccataaatattcatttctcgtgataaaaatgagttttatttataaatttaattcattgtttctgactttatttgcattttttacTGTGCTTTGAAggcatttaaatatttgcactCCTATCGATTAGTGCatgaatgattattaatttcttcgtgttttgatgtaagtttcattgaaaaaatgcaTATCTTTTGTTTTGGCAAGCTTTTAAAGTCagatgttccatattaggcgccGTTACCCTCTATCTATCTTATTTATGTGCCCGTCATTATCATCATACAGAATAGAAAGCcatgtttacatatttttctgctGAATCGGAGTGATCTTTCAAATAATCTGTCACAGCTATTTATTCTTCTTAATTAGAATATCTAGTACCTGGATTATCCCGCAATCTTATGAAAGTTTTTATAGCGAACCGATCGAATCTGCGGAAAGACGTCCAGCACGTATGCATGCATCTATGCATTTGAGCACGACACGTACACCGATCCGGCAGTGGCCTTGATTCCTAAAGCCGTAAAAAGATGCCGCCGTTGGGTCAATTAAACCAAGCCACGAAGTCATTGACTTTAGGTGCACGGCCAATTTCTCTTCGACAGGTTGTTATGTAGCACGCCCCAAAAAGCTTAGCGTCGAAAATAATTCCAGGAGTAATACTTTATTTCGTGTTCATTTAGCACAGTACAGAATTATTATGGGCCAGTTTCTTGAGCATTTGTTTACGTTTTTTATTTAACGAATATATAAACATTGATTTGcagtatttaataataagttaggcggttgaaatattttctttattcagtTATATTTAAAGCAAATCTGGATATACAAATGTTTCACGTATACTAGGTGTATTTCAAAGAGTATTCGCcctattttttaaacatttaatttaacattaaagtaGTATTGTAAAGTAATCATAGATTTGTAATATCATTAGAAAGTAATAGTAAAgcttgaaagaaattataaattactgtcTTAAAGAGGATATTACttttagatatttaaaaatttcataaaatcgttGCAAATCTCTAGTATACTCTGCTAAGAGCGAACATATTTGATGCCTACCTACATAGAATGTGCAATCGAATCATTAAATCAAGTAGAAAAAGAAGCACGTTTTGTGAtgaatagtttcaatatttttcaaaatttttgtaCTTATGTACTGAAATACAgatgttaaatttataaaacacatTTTTGAAGTAGTTTatgttaagaaaataaaaataaagtatattataaaagTTTTTTGAAGTTTCAGTTCTATAAagtaaaacattatttaaaaataatgatttagtCGAGAAAGAAATTCGCAAATCATATTATATGCCTTCATAACTCATTTGTCCGATAAGGTAAATATCTTATTATGTACATAggatgtatacgtatatataatatcaattttgttgtattttcaaTGAAGTAAT comes from Nomia melanderi isolate GNS246 chromosome 7, iyNomMela1, whole genome shotgun sequence and encodes:
- the LOC116428888 gene encoding uncharacterized protein LOC116428888, with translation MTRDNRKRGRNAEEESSEFMPLSKRINNLHINNLSGMQESMSENMDADWSNKNFLPSPNYSDLSQGSPLYDGCSSSQSSYTAEYKPDLDASENPFYYESNKLLFFLYMERLQRTSDSF